In the genome of Lagopus muta isolate bLagMut1 chromosome 29, bLagMut1 primary, whole genome shotgun sequence, the window CCGCGCAGGGGGTTTAGACGAGGAGCCGGATGCTCTGCCTTGAACCCCCAGCACCCGAATGCCCCCCTGCCCAAAAACACAGGCAGGCCAGGGCTAGCGCAGGGGCTGCAAGGGGATGGAGCTGTGCCTCCACCCCAAGCAAGCCCTGGTGGGGTCAAAATCTCTTCCCTAAAGAGCGAGATGCCACCGAGGCAAAACGCCTCGTGCTTTGCAAGCTGAGTCAGCAAAACCAAAGGGAGATGGATTTCAAGACCCAATTTTCTTGAAAAGCCAGAATTTTTAACCTGTGTGGGCCTGCAAAGCGTGGAAGGGCagatatctcttttttttttaaggtggggagggggctgtgTCGTTTCCTATCGCTGCATCCAGCCCTTGAATATGAGCCTCCTTGCTCCCTGCAGCGTCCACGATGGCTGCAGTGACACGGGGCTAATCCCACTGAAGGAGGTTTGCCTGCACCGCCAGCCCTCGCTCCCACTGCTAACAACTAATTTGACACGCGTTCCCCCCTCCCGTCTTCTGACACAAATCCCTTCCAGCGCTGTCCTGATGCCACCCCGCTGACGGGCCTGGGATCACGGGCTAAAACCTCACTGGATTTCTGCCATGGCCACCAGCTGCCCTGAGGGCTTGATGGATTTGGGTGGAATTAAGGCAAAATGGCCCAAAGTGGGCTGACCCAGTGCTCCTCCCCGCCAGCTCACGGGGGCCTGGGGCTCTTAACCCATAGAAAAACCCTTATGGGGGGCAAAAGGGTGGCCAAGGAGACTCAAATCCAGTACTCACGGCCAAAGGGCAGAAGAAGCCCTGACCCAGAGCCCAGGGATGCTGGCTGAGTCGCCCGGGGGGCTGCtcccacttctccagctgggAGACCAGAGGGTCCCCAACAGCTCCTGGTGCCGCTTCCACCACTTTCCCCCCTTTTCTACCCTCGTTTCCTGCCCCTCTGGGTGCATTCAGGGCCCTGGTTCCCACGGCACAGCACGGCTCCAAAGCAAAGCCATGCAAGACCCCCGTCACCCAGAGGCAGCCGGGGCGGGAGGGGCTGCAGGCCACCAGCTACTCACTGCGAGCCGGTAACTCTGCATCATTTTATCAAACTCCTCATCAATCTTTTTATATTTCTCCTCCGTCTGCGGGGTCAGTGCAAACACTTCATCCCCTTCCGGGCTTTCGCATTCCCTGTGCTTCTTGTTCAGCGCCTGTGTGACGttgagggggaagggggaaagggggggggagggaggggagggggcagcAGGGGTGTTGGGGAAGGAGTGGGGACGAggttgggggggggaaatcgaacagaagaaaaacagaataatgaaGGCTTTCTGGCCACAGAGCAGCTACTTACACCGTATCGCTTGAACAGGATATCCAGATCCTCGCTGCCTTTACGGTATTTATCCTCCATCAAGGGGCTCTGGTCTATCGAGTCATCTCCGTCGGGTTCCGGGCTGTCACAGCCATTAAAACCTTTCTTTCTTAACGTCTGAAAACACAATCAGGACAGTTTGAGACCTGAGACTGGTGGGGTTCTCCCGGAATGTCCCTGCAGCACAAAGGTGGCATTAAATGATAGGGACGGATGGACAgacggatggatggagggaAAAACTGCCTAGATCTCAAAAGAGCAGCGTGTGCTGGTGCTGAATTTGGACCCATACGAGCTCAGATGAGGGTTTTGTCACCTCCAGTCAGCACGATGACAAGGAGGGGAAGTGAACCTCGAGGATGGGATGCACCCTCCTGCTAGAAATAATAGCTAAGATGTTTTTGCCCATAGGAAACAGGGCCAAAAAGCAGACACAGGTCCTATCGCCTGCGCTCCCTTATGCAGGAGCTTGGCAGGATGGGCACTCAGCAAAAAACCCAAGCAGGGTTTGAGCAAAAAGTCCCTCTTTTCACACAGCAGAAGCCAATCTGCAGCCTGTGCTACGCGTGCACATTTAATcatcttattttcaaaataccaAAAGCAATTAGGCGTTATTATGGAACCATCActtgccaattttttttttttttaagtcgAAGCTACAGAATTTCCTGGAATTCTTGATCTCTTTTCATGCCAAATtcagaagggggaaaaataaaggccTTGACAattctcctcttcccttcctaAACAGCTATAAACATCTCTGCTTCAAGGCCAAAACATCCTGGAGCCGTTCTGCTCTACCTGGAGCCATGCAGGCAGTGCAACCAGGAGCTCTTTGCCTCCCACTGCCATCCCAGCAAGCTCCCCTCCTTCCACCTGAAACCCCTCCATCTTTGCACCCATGCTTCAACATCAGCCACTTCTGACATCATCCAGGCTTGCAGAAACCATTTTGCCAGCCATGGTGCTCACATGGTaaattcagcagcagcagcaaggaaaacCAGCAGATTCTGACATCACCTCTCCAAAAGGAAACAAGGCTTTCAGAACGCGCGCTTCACCACCCCAATTTCACGCTCTTCCTTTGGATTGCACCCACAGTGATGTCTTTACagatggggagatgggggggtgAAGCCCCACTTGGTGCTGCCATCCCCCCCAAATCCTGCTTATTGCTGccatttctttccccttcaCACAGGAGGGGCAGCTCCAGCAGAACGCGCTCTATTGGCACGGCTGGCAGCAAATGCAACCCGTGCTGCCCGGACACCAGAGCTGGGGCTCAACTTGAAGGCTGAGCCAAAGGTTGGTTCTCAAGGCCACTCTTTGAAGGCTCCTGAGGATTCTTCCCAGTTGTTTTGCTATTTCTGTCCACTGCCCTTGTTTGCATTTCGTACGACGCAGGCAAAAAAAACGTGCCATGCTCTTGCAGTGGGGAAGGGACCggctttgcctttttttggaAGCTGTATTTTTTGCAAAATTCTTTCCCCAAATCTTTTGTTTCGCCGAGGCAGCTGGAAAGTTGAGTCTCCCTCCTTGCttaaaaaagagattttcctCCCCCctgtctctttctctttcagaggCAAAGTGGAAAACATTGTTCCATGAGCCATGGAAGCAATGAAGCTGTGTTTCCTACAGATGcgtgcagcaggagctgtgctggggagacTCTCTGGTGTCTAATAAGGGGCTGTGCCCATGCTGTGGTGTTTCTCCTCACCGTGGCCAGCTGTCCCACCCATCTCTGTTCACAAAACTTAAAGGAAATCCCTCCTTCCTAAAACCTACAGCGCTGAAAACGCAAGGGAAAACGACCTCTTCTCACTTAAAAGCCCATTTCAACTGAGTTTCTTCACCTGAAAAAAACGCCAAAGGATAAAACCAGGGTGAGGACATCAcctcacaaaggaaaaagacaaataaagcCTTTTCCTGGTTTGGTGGCTGCTGACACCCTGTTCAGGAGCGGGTTTTAACCCGAGGAgggtgggagagcagcaggaaaccCTTAGCATGTGAGAGGAAGCGATGCTCGGCCAGGATGCAGCCGACTTCCCTTAAAGGAGGGTGGCTGCAATTTAAGCAACTCCTGACTTTGGGGAAGGATGGAAACGATCAGGACACGGCGCccctgcacctcctgcagcaaCGGAACTGGGAAGCAAAGCAGGAGCCAGCCACACAGCCAGGGAAAGCAGAGGATGCGCTGCCTGACCTGGAgcatccccacagccctgccccgTCCCCGTCCCTCACCAGGAGCTGGCACATCAGCTGGGCTTCGGGAAACGAGAAGCGACAGCGAGGAGCAAAGCCGGCGTGATCCGCAGCCGGGCGCGCACGTGGCACTCAGCGTGCCTGTCTGAGGCCTCGGCCGGGCCCTGCGATTAAGgaccccccccccttttctccccctcaCTGCAGTCAGAGAGATTTTCTCAGACTTAAAAGCTTGCAGCAGTCAGGACTGAGGCTAggcagggagcggaggggctcAAACCCCTCCTGCTGCACTGAGTGCCTCATCCCAAGAGCTTGGCTTCACTGCTGCCAACCCCgaatccctgtgccatgcaaggCTCCGCTGCCACCAGATCTgaatccctgtgccatgcaaggcttcactgctgcaagctgaatccctgtgccatgcaaagccccactgccaccagatctgaatccctgtgccatgcaaggctccactgctgcaagctgagtccctgtgccatgcaaagTCCCACTGCCACCAGATCTgaatccctgtgccatgcaaggctccactgctgcaagctgaatccctgtgccatgcaaagccccactgccaccagatctgaatccctgtgccatgcaaggctccactgctgcaagctgaatccctgtgccatgcaaagccccactgccaccagatctgaatccctgtgccatgcaaggcttcactgctgcaagctgaatccctgtgccatgcaaagccccactgccaccagatctgaatccctgtgccatgcaaggcttcactgctgcaagctgaatccctgtgccatgcaaagccccactgccaccagatctgaatccctgtgccatgcaaggctccactgctgtctgctgagtccctgtgccatgcaaagccccactgccaccagatctgaatccctgtgccatgcaaggCTCCACTGCTGTCTGCTGAATCCCTGTGCCGTGCAAagccccactgccaccagatctgaatccctgtgccatgcaaggcttcactgctgcaagctgagtccctgtgccatgcaaagccccactgccaccagatctgaatccctgtgccatgcaaggCTCCACTGCTGTCTGCTGAGTCCCTGCACCGTGCAAagccccactgccaccagatctgaatccctgtgccatgcaaggctccactgctgcaagctgagtccctgtgccatgcaaagTCCCACTGCCACCAGATCTgaatccctgtgccatgcaaggctccactgctgcaagctgaatccctgtgccatgcaaagccccactgccaccagatctgaatccctgtgccatgcaaggCTCCACTGCTGTCTGCTGAGTCCCTGCACCGTGCAAagccccactgccaccagatctgaatccctgtgccatgcaaggCTCCACTGCTGCAAGCTGAATCCCTGTGCTATGCAAagccccactgccaccagatctgaatccctgtgccatgcaaggctccactgctgcaagctgagtccctgtgccatgcaaagTCCCACTGCCACCAGATCTgaatccctgtgccatgcaaggcttcactgctgcaagctgaatccctgtgccatgcaaagccccactgccaccagatctgaatccctgtgccatgcaaggctccactgctgtctgctgagtccctgtgccatgcaaagccccactgccaccagatctgaatccctgtgccatgcaaggCTCCACTGCTGTCTGCTGAATCCCTGTGCCGTGCAAagccccactgccaccagatctgaatccctgtgccatgcaaggcttcactgctgcaagctgagtccctgtgccatgcaaagccccactgccaccagatctgaatccctgtgccatgcaaggCTCCACTGCTGTCTGCTGAGTCCCTGCACCGTGCAAagccccactgccaccagatctgaatccctgtgccatgcaaggctccactgctgcaagctgagtccctgtgccatgcaaagTCCCACTGCCACCAGATCTgaatccctgtgccatgcaaggctccactgctgcaagctgaatccctgtgccatgcaaagccccactgccaccagatctgaatccctgtgccatgcaaggCTCCACTGCTGTCTGCTGAGTCCCTGCACCGTGCAAagccccactgccaccagatctgaatccctgtgccatgcaaggCTCCACTGCTGCAAGCTGAATCCCTGTGCTATGCAAagccccactgccaccagatctgaatccctgtgccatgcaaggctccactgctgcaagctgagtccctgtgccatgcaaagTCCCACTGCCACCAGATCTgaatccctgtgccatgcaaggCTTCACTGCTGCAAGCTGAATCCCTGTGCTATGCAAagccccactgccaccagaTCTGAATCCCTGTGCCACGCAAGGCttcactgctgtctgctgaatccctgtgccatgcaaggCTCCACTGCCACCAGATCTgaatccctgtgccatgcaaggCTTCACTCCTGTCTGCTgaatccctgtgccatgcaaggCTTCACTGCTATCTGCTGAGTCCCTGCGCCGTGCAAagccccactgccaccagaTCTGAATTCCTGTGCCATGCAAGGCTCCACTGCTGCAAGCTGAgtccctgtgccatgcaaagTCCCACTGCCACCAGATCTgaatccctgtgccatgcaaggctccactgctgcaagctgaatccctgtgccatgcaaagccccactgccaccagatctgaatccctgtgccatgcaaggctccactgctgcaagctgaatccctgtgccatgcaaagccccactgccaccagatctgaatccctgtgccatgcaaggctccactgctgcaagctgaatccctgtgccatgcaaagccccactgccaccagaTCTGAATCCCTGTGCCACACACAGCTCCATTGGTGCCAGCCCTGAGTCTCTGTGCCATGCAAGGCCCCACTGCTCCAATCCCTGTGCAAAGCTccactgctgtctgctgtgctgtgcaaggGATTCAGGCCTGTGTCACCCCCTCCTCATACCCCTGAAGTGCTTCTGGAGGCACACAGGGCTGTGTCTCTCCTACTGGAATGGGAGACGGGTGTCACACAGAGGCAGCCACCCCTTCAGCCACTCAAACATCTCCAAACAAAACGCAGACCTCACAATCAGCTTCATCCCTTGCCCATAGGGTAGAGCAggatcctgaccccactgcTGTGTTTGCCAAGCCTCCCACCATGACCTGAACCTCCAAGGAGAAGACATGCTGTGAAGATCTGACAGATGAGACACCAATAACCTGCACAGAACTGGGGCTCTAGTGAGACCCAGTCTGAGTCCAGCCAACTCCACGATCAGGAAGGGTCCTAGCAGGGTTCGgaatagaaaacagaaacaccCTGGAGCAGCCCAAGCCCTGTTGCACACAAGGAGAAGGGATGAGGACGAGGATGGATGCCTGAGTGGCTTTGAACCCGCCTGAACAGGATCTCGGAGCAgatgacagcagctctgctggctaGACATGCTGAGCCTCGGCTCCTCTCCCCACCATCCGCCAGTGTCCTTCCGCTTCCCATGCTCCTCTCTCCAGCTTTGGATGCAGATTCATCTTTTCATGTGGtgcaaacacagcatttctttgGGTGCCAAGGACTGCGTGTAACTTGTCGGCTTGGGAGTGTTTGCATCTTGGACCATAAGGGAACAGAGAATGCTGCCCAAAATGTTTATGGTATTTTTAGGCTGAGACAAATCTGTTCGATGCTGCGAGCTCCAGTATGAGCATCCTGGGGAGGCTGGGCAAGGTTGCATCGACGAGCGAGGCAGGGAACCGTGGCTGTGAAATGCAGCAACTGAGGTGCATGAGGCCCTGCTGTTCCCAGGATAAGGCTACAACCAGTGCCTCAAATAACATCCAGAAAGAGCATTCTGAACAATTAGGAAGGTCAACAGACAGCTGCTTGTTGGCTGCTCGGTGCTGAGGAGGAGCGCAGCGGACGTTGGTTCAAAGCGCTCACAAAGAGACGCTTCagggaggtggaaaaaaaaaaccaaaacaaccaaagaacccaaaaaaaagccagattttTTGAGCTAGGTTGTGGG includes:
- the LOC125685662 gene encoding extracellular matrix protein A-like isoform X3, with translation MQGSAATRSESLCHARLHCCKLNPCAMQSPTATRSESLCHARLHCCKLSPCAMQSPTATRSESLCHARLHCCKLNPCAMQSPTATRSESLCHARLHCCKLNPCAMQSPTATRSESLCHARLHCCKLNPCAMQSPTATRSESLCHARLHCCKLNPCAMQSPTATRSESLCHARLHCCLLSPCAMQSPTATRSESLCHARLHCCLLNPCAVQSPTATRSESLCHARLHCCKLSPCAMQSPTATRSESLCHARLHCCLLSPCTVQSPTATRSESLCHARLHCCKLSPCAMQSPTATRSESLCHARLHCCKLNPCAMQSPTATRSESLCHARLHCCLLSPCTVQSPTATRSESLCHARLHCCKLNPCAMQSPTATRSESLCHARLHCCKLSPCAMQSSTATRSESLCHARLHSCLLNPCAMQGFTAIC
- the LOC125685662 gene encoding extracellular matrix protein A-like isoform X1: MQGSAATRSESLCHARLHCCKLNPCAMQSPTATRSESLCHARLHCCKLSPCAMQSPTATRSESLCHARLHCCKLNPCAMQSPTATRSESLCHARLHCCKLNPCAMQSPTATRSESLCHARLHCCKLNPCAMQSPTATRSESLCHARLHCCKLNPCAMQSPTATRSESLCHARLHCCLLSPCAMQSPTATRSESLCHARLHCCLLNPCAVQSPTATRSESLCHARLHCCKLSPCAMQSPTATRSESLCHARLHCCLLSPCTVQSPTATRSESLCHARLHCCKLSPCAMQSPTATRSESLCHARLHCCKLNPCAMQSPTATRSESLCHARLHCCLLSPCTVQSPTATRSESLCHARLHCCKLNPCAMQSPTATRSESLCHARLHCCKLSPCAMQSPTATRSESLCHARLHCCKLNPCAMQSPTATRSESLCHARLHCCLLSPCAMQSPTATRSESLCHARLHCCLLNPCAVQSPTATRSESLCHARLHCCKLSPCAMQSPTATRSESLCHARLHCCLLSPCTVQSPTATRSESLCHARLHCCKLSPCAMQSPTATRSESLCHARLHCCKLNPCAMQSPTATRSESLCHARLHCCLLSPCTVQSPTATRSESLCHARLHCCKLNPCAMQSPTATRSESLCHARLHCCKLSPCAMQSSTATRSESLCHARLHSCLLNPCAMQGFTAIC
- the LOC125685662 gene encoding extracellular matrix protein A-like isoform X2; the protein is MQGSAATRSESLCHARLHCCKLNPCAMQSPTATRSESLCHARLHCCKLSPCAMQSPTATRSESLCHARLHCCKLNPCAMQSPTATRSESLCHARLHCCKLNPCAMQSPTATRSESLCHARLHCCKLNPCAMQSPTATRSESLCHARLHCCKLNPCAMQSPTATRSESLCHARLHCCLLSPCAMQSPTATRSESLCHARLHCCLLNPCAVQSPTATRSESLCHARLHCCKLSPCAMQSPTATRSESLCHARLHCCLLSPCTVQSPTATRSESLCHARLHCCKLSPCAMQSPTATRSESLCHARLHCCKLNPCAMQSPTATRSESLCHARLHCCLLSPCTVQSPTATRSESLCHARLHCCKLNPCAMQSPTATRSESLCHARLHCCKLSPCAMQSPTATRSESLCHARLHCCKLNPCAMQSPTATRSESLCHARLHCCLLSPCAMQSPTATRSESLCHARLHCCLLNPCAVQSPTATRSESLCHARLHCCKLSPCAMQSPTATRSESLCHARLHCCLLSPCTVQSPTATRSESLCHARLHCCKLSPCAMQSSTATRSESLCHARLHSCLLNPCAMQGFTAIC
- the LOC125685662 gene encoding extracellular matrix protein A-like isoform X4, translated to MQGSAATRSESLCHARLHCCKLNPCAMQSPTATRSESLCHARLHCCKLSPCAMQSPTATRSESLCHARLHCCKLNPCAMQSPTATRSESLCHARLHCCKLNPCAMQSPTATRSESLCHARLHCCKLNPCAMQSPTATRSESLCHARLHCCKLNPCAMQSPTATRSESLCHARLHCCLLSPCAMQSPTATRSESLCHARLHCCLLNPCAVQSPTATRSESLCHARLHCCKLSPCAMQSPTATRSESLCHARLHCCLLSPCTVQSPTATRSESLCHARLHCCKLSPCAMQSSTATRSESLCHARLHSCLLNPCAMQGFTAIC